A region from the Patagioenas fasciata isolate bPatFas1 chromosome 27, bPatFas1.hap1, whole genome shotgun sequence genome encodes:
- the BSG gene encoding basigin isoform X1 has protein sequence MAAAAAGPCGLLALLFLGGLVAGAAGTSPDIKGHVTELSGKVVLACNMTAPHPAIGGHEWLRGDKVLQTDADSSAFTTYTIEGKKEEHSGVYECVYKTSPVIKGQVNISVPPQVMAYKKSEHGNEGDTGLLTCKNPSFPPVNSWTWYKNGQEPIINGSGRYIIKSSGNKTELRILKLSIEEDTGDYHCNATNSDGFGGATVNLRVRSRLAALWPFLGIVAEVLILVTIIFIYEKRRKPDEVLDDDDGGSAPLKSNATNHKDKNVRQRNAN, from the exons atggcggcggcagcggcggggccgtGCGGGCTCCTGGCGCTGCTGTTTCTCGGCGGGCTGGTGGCCGGTGCCGCGGGGACAA GTCCCGACATCAAAGGTCACGTCACGGAGCTTTCGGGCAAGGTGGTCCTGGCCTGCAACATGACTGCGCCGCACCCCGCCATCGGCGGCCACGAGTGGCTGCGTGGGGACAAGGTCCTGCAGACGGACGCGGACTCGAGCGCTTTCACCACTTACAC AAtcgaagggaagaaggaagagcaTTCTGGCGTCTATGAATGTGTCTACAAAACAAGCCCGGTGATAAAAGGACAAGTGAATATTTCAG TCCCACCCCAGGTGATGGCGTACAAGAAGTCCGAGCATGGCAACGAGGGGGACACGGGCCTCCTGACCTGCAAgaacccctcttttccccccgtCAACTCTTGGACCTGGTACAAAAATGGTCAGGAG CCCATCATCAATGGTTCTGGTCGATACATCATCAAGTCCAGCGGCAACAAGACAGAGCTGCGGATCCTTAAACTGAGCATTGAGGAGGATACAGGCGACTACCACTGCAACGCCACCAACTCCGACGGCTTCGGCGGCGCCACCGTGAACCTGCGCGTTCGCAGCCGCCTGGCAGCGCTCTGGCCCTTCCTGGGCATTGTGGCAGAAGTCCTCATTCTCGTCACCATCATCTTCATCTACGAGAAGAGGAGGAAGCCAGATGAAGTGCTTGATG ATGACGATGGAGGTTCCGCACCGCT
- the BSG gene encoding basigin isoform X3: MAAAAAGPCGLLALLFLGGLVAGAAGTTGFIKSPLSQKRLTQDSVELYCEAIGSPIPEIQWWFEGNDPNETYAQLWDGARQDRVRINATYNLHSTSTISIANLTADDSGMYECRASNDPDRNHLSKSPKVKWIRSQANVFVIERPDIKGHVTELSGKVVLACNMTAPHPAIGGHEWLRGDKVLQTDADSSAFTTYTIEGKKEEHSGVYECVYKTSPVIKGQVNISVPPQVMAYKKSEHGNEGDTGLLTCKNPSFPPVNSWTWYKNGQEPIINGSGRYIIKSSGNKTELRILKLSIEEDTGDYHCNATNSDGFGGATVNLRVRSRLAALWPFLGIVAEVLILVTIIFIYEKRRKPDEVLDDDDGGSAPLKSNATNHKDKNVRQRNAN; this comes from the exons atggcggcggcagcggcggggccgtGCGGGCTCCTGGCGCTGCTGTTTCTCGGCGGGCTGGTGGCCGGTGCCGCGGGGACAA ctggttttataaagTCACCGCTGTCTCAAAAGAGACTGACTCAGGACAGCGTGGAGCTGTACTGCGAGGCGATTGGCAGCCCCATCCCTGAGATCCAGTGGTGGTTTGAGGGCAACGACCCAAACGAGACCTATGCCCAGCTCTGGGATGGCGCACGGCAGGACCGTGTCAGGATCAACGCCACCTACAACCTGCACTCCACCAGCACCATCTCCATCGCAAACCTCACGGCCGATGACTCGGGCATGTACGAGTGCCGGGCCAGCAACGACCCCGACCGCAACCACTTGTCGAAGAGCCCCAAAGTCAAGTGGATCCGTTCCCAGGCGAACGTTTTTGTCATCGAAC GTCCCGACATCAAAGGTCACGTCACGGAGCTTTCGGGCAAGGTGGTCCTGGCCTGCAACATGACTGCGCCGCACCCCGCCATCGGCGGCCACGAGTGGCTGCGTGGGGACAAGGTCCTGCAGACGGACGCGGACTCGAGCGCTTTCACCACTTACAC AAtcgaagggaagaaggaagagcaTTCTGGCGTCTATGAATGTGTCTACAAAACAAGCCCGGTGATAAAAGGACAAGTGAATATTTCAG TCCCACCCCAGGTGATGGCGTACAAGAAGTCCGAGCATGGCAACGAGGGGGACACGGGCCTCCTGACCTGCAAgaacccctcttttccccccgtCAACTCTTGGACCTGGTACAAAAATGGTCAGGAG CCCATCATCAATGGTTCTGGTCGATACATCATCAAGTCCAGCGGCAACAAGACAGAGCTGCGGATCCTTAAACTGAGCATTGAGGAGGATACAGGCGACTACCACTGCAACGCCACCAACTCCGACGGCTTCGGCGGCGCCACCGTGAACCTGCGCGTTCGCAGCCGCCTGGCAGCGCTCTGGCCCTTCCTGGGCATTGTGGCAGAAGTCCTCATTCTCGTCACCATCATCTTCATCTACGAGAAGAGGAGGAAGCCAGATGAAGTGCTTGATG ATGACGATGGAGGTTCCGCACCGCT
- the BSG gene encoding basigin isoform X2: MTAPHPAIGGHEWLRGDKVLQTDADSSAFTTYTIEGKKEEHSGVYECVYKTSPVIKGQVNISVPPQVMAYKKSEHGNEGDTGLLTCKNPSFPPVNSWTWYKNGQEPIINGSGRYIIKSSGNKTELRILKLSIEEDTGDYHCNATNSDGFGGATVNLRVRSRLAALWPFLGIVAEVLILVTIIFIYEKRRKPDEVLDDDDGGSAPLKSNATNHKDKNVRQRNAN; the protein is encoded by the exons ATGACTGCGCCGCACCCCGCCATCGGCGGCCACGAGTGGCTGCGTGGGGACAAGGTCCTGCAGACGGACGCGGACTCGAGCGCTTTCACCACTTACAC AAtcgaagggaagaaggaagagcaTTCTGGCGTCTATGAATGTGTCTACAAAACAAGCCCGGTGATAAAAGGACAAGTGAATATTTCAG TCCCACCCCAGGTGATGGCGTACAAGAAGTCCGAGCATGGCAACGAGGGGGACACGGGCCTCCTGACCTGCAAgaacccctcttttccccccgtCAACTCTTGGACCTGGTACAAAAATGGTCAGGAG CCCATCATCAATGGTTCTGGTCGATACATCATCAAGTCCAGCGGCAACAAGACAGAGCTGCGGATCCTTAAACTGAGCATTGAGGAGGATACAGGCGACTACCACTGCAACGCCACCAACTCCGACGGCTTCGGCGGCGCCACCGTGAACCTGCGCGTTCGCAGCCGCCTGGCAGCGCTCTGGCCCTTCCTGGGCATTGTGGCAGAAGTCCTCATTCTCGTCACCATCATCTTCATCTACGAGAAGAGGAGGAAGCCAGATGAAGTGCTTGATG ATGACGATGGAGGTTCCGCACCGCT